Proteins from a genomic interval of Equus quagga isolate Etosha38 chromosome 11, UCLA_HA_Equagga_1.0, whole genome shotgun sequence:
- the LOC124247655 gene encoding keratin-associated protein 4-7-like isoform X4, whose amino-acid sequence MVSSCCGSICSENSCGQGLCQETCCRPSCDVSSCCRPQCCISSCSRPSCSQSVCCQPTCCRPSCSVSSCYRPQCCISSCCRPSCSVSSCCRPQCCISSCCRPSCSGSSSCGSTCCRPSCSVSSCCRPSCDVSSCCRPQCYISSCCRPSCSVSSCCQPQCCISSCCQPSCSSSSCCDSSCCRPSCCLRPVCGRVSCHTTCYRPTCVISTCPRPVCCPSSCC is encoded by the exons ATGGTCAGCTCCTGTTGTGGCTCCATCTGCTCTGAGAACAGCTGTGGCCAAGGCCTCTGCCAGGAGACCTGCTGCCGCCCCAGCTGTGATGTGTCCAGCTGCTGCAGGCCCCAGTGCTGCATCTCCAGCTGCTCTCGCCCCAGCTGCAGCCAATCTGTGTGCTGCCAGCCCACTTGCTGCCGCCCCAGCTGTAGTGTGTCTAGCTGCTACAGGCCCCAGTGCTGCATCTCCAGCTGCTGCCGCCCCAGCTGCAGTGTGTCCAGCTGCTGCAG GCCCCAGTGCTGCATCTCCAGCTGCTGCCGCCCTTCTTGCAGTGGATCCAGTAGCTGTGGCTCCACCTGCTGCCGCCCCAGCTGCAGTGTGTCCAGCTGCTGCCGCCCCAGCTGTGATGTGTCCAGCTGCTGCAGGCCCCAGTGCTACATCTCCAGCTGCTGCCGCCCCAGCTGCAGCGTGTCCAGCTGCTGCCAGCCCCAGTGCTGCATCTCCAGCTGCTGCCAGCCCTCTTGCTCCAGTTCTAGCTGCTGCGACTCCAGCTGCTGCCGCCCCTCCTGCTGTCTGCGCCCAGTCTGTGGCCGGGTCTCCTGTCACACCACTTGCTACCGCCCCACCTGTGTCATCTCCACCTGCCCCCGCCCTGTGTGCTGCCCATCCTCTTGCTGCTGA
- the LOC124247655 gene encoding keratin-associated protein 4-7-like isoform X6, which translates to MVSSCCGSICSENSCGQGLCQETCCRPSCDVSSCCRPQCCISSCSRPSCSQSVCCQPTCCRPSCSVSSCYRPQCCISSCCRPSCSVSSCCRPQCCISSCCRPGCSVSSCCRPSCDVSSCCRPQCYISSCCRPSCSVSSCCQPQCCISSCCQPSCSSSSCCDSSCCRPSCCLRPVCGRVSCHTTCYRPTCVISTCPRPVCCPSSCC; encoded by the exons ATGGTCAGCTCCTGTTGTGGCTCCATCTGCTCTGAGAACAGCTGTGGCCAAGGCCTCTGCCAGGAGACCTGCTGCCGCCCCAGCTGTGATGTGTCCAGCTGCTGCAGGCCCCAGTGCTGCATCTCCAGCTGCTCTCGCCCCAGCTGCAGCCAATCTGTGTGCTGCCAGCCCACTTGCTGCCGCCCCAGCTGTAGTGTGTCTAGCTGCTACAGGCCCCAGTGCTGCATCTCCAGCTGCTGCCGCCCCAGCTGCAGTGTGTCCAGCTGCTGCAGGCCCCAGTGCTGTATCTCTAGCTGCTGCCGCCCAGGCTGCAGTGTGTCCAGCTGCTGCCGCCCCAGCTGTGATGTGTCCAGCTGCTGCAG GCCCCAGTGCTACATCTCCAGCTGCTGCCGCCCCAGCTGCAGCGTGTCCAGCTGCTGCCAGCCCCAGTGCTGCATCTCCAGCTGCTGCCAGCCCTCTTGCTCCAGTTCTAGCTGCTGCGACTCCAGCTGCTGCCGCCCCTCCTGCTGTCTGCGCCCAGTCTGTGGCCGGGTCTCCTGTCACACCACTTGCTACCGCCCCACCTGTGTCATCTCCACCTGCCCCCGCCCTGTGTGCTGCCCATCCTCTTGCTGCTGA
- the LOC124247655 gene encoding keratin-associated protein 4-7-like isoform X2, with product MVSSCCGSICSENSCGQGLCQETCCRPSCDVSSCCRPQCCISSCSRPSCSQSVCCQPTCCRPSCSVSSCYRPQCCISSCCRPSCSVSSCCRPQCCISSCCRPGCSVSSCCRPSCDVSSCCRPQCCISSCCRPSCSGSSSCGSTCCRPSCDVSSCCRPQCYISSCCRPSCSVSSCCQPQCCISSCCQPSCSSSSCCDSSCCRPSCCLRPVCGRVSCHTTCYRPTCVISTCPRPVCCPSSCC from the exons ATGGTCAGCTCCTGTTGTGGCTCCATCTGCTCTGAGAACAGCTGTGGCCAAGGCCTCTGCCAGGAGACCTGCTGCCGCCCCAGCTGTGATGTGTCCAGCTGCTGCAGGCCCCAGTGCTGCATCTCCAGCTGCTCTCGCCCCAGCTGCAGCCAATCTGTGTGCTGCCAGCCCACTTGCTGCCGCCCCAGCTGTAGTGTGTCTAGCTGCTACAGGCCCCAGTGCTGCATCTCCAGCTGCTGCCGCCCCAGCTGCAGTGTGTCCAGCTGCTGCAGGCCCCAGTGCTGTATCTCTAGCTGCTGCCGCCCAGGCTGCAGTGTGTCCAGCTGCTGCCGCCCCAGCTGTGATGTGTCCAGCTGCTGCAGGCCCCAGTGCTGCATCTCCAGCTGCTGCCGCCCTTCTTGCAGTGGATCCAGTAGCTGTGGCTCCACCTGCTGCCGCCCCAGCTG TGATGTGTCCAGCTGCTGCAGGCCCCAGTGCTACATCTCCAGCTGCTGCCGCCCCAGCTGCAGCGTGTCCAGCTGCTGCCAGCCCCAGTGCTGCATCTCCAGCTGCTGCCAGCCCTCTTGCTCCAGTTCTAGCTGCTGCGACTCCAGCTGCTGCCGCCCCTCCTGCTGTCTGCGCCCAGTCTGTGGCCGGGTCTCCTGTCACACCACTTGCTACCGCCCCACCTGTGTCATCTCCACCTGCCCCCGCCCTGTGTGCTGCCCATCCTCTTGCTGCTGA
- the LOC124247655 gene encoding keratin-associated protein 4-7-like isoform X1, protein MVSSCCGSICSENSCGQGLCQETCCRPSCDVSSCCRPQCCISSCSRPSCSQSVCCQPTCCRPSCSVSSCYRPQCCISSCCRPSCSVSSCCRPQCCISSCCRPGCSVSSCCRPSCDVSSCCRPQCCISSCCRPSCSGSSSCGSTCCRPSCSVSSCCRPSCDVSSCCRPQCYISSCCRPSCSVSSCCQPQCCISSCCQPSCSSSSCCDSSCCRPSCCLRPVCGRVSCHTTCYRPTCVISTCPRPVCCPSSCC, encoded by the coding sequence ATGGTCAGCTCCTGTTGTGGCTCCATCTGCTCTGAGAACAGCTGTGGCCAAGGCCTCTGCCAGGAGACCTGCTGCCGCCCCAGCTGTGATGTGTCCAGCTGCTGCAGGCCCCAGTGCTGCATCTCCAGCTGCTCTCGCCCCAGCTGCAGCCAATCTGTGTGCTGCCAGCCCACTTGCTGCCGCCCCAGCTGTAGTGTGTCTAGCTGCTACAGGCCCCAGTGCTGCATCTCCAGCTGCTGCCGCCCCAGCTGCAGTGTGTCCAGCTGCTGCAGGCCCCAGTGCTGTATCTCTAGCTGCTGCCGCCCAGGCTGCAGTGTGTCCAGCTGCTGCCGCCCCAGCTGTGATGTGTCCAGCTGCTGCAGGCCCCAGTGCTGCATCTCCAGCTGCTGCCGCCCTTCTTGCAGTGGATCCAGTAGCTGTGGCTCCACCTGCTGCCGCCCCAGCTGCAGTGTGTCCAGCTGCTGCCGCCCCAGCTGTGATGTGTCCAGCTGCTGCAGGCCCCAGTGCTACATCTCCAGCTGCTGCCGCCCCAGCTGCAGCGTGTCCAGCTGCTGCCAGCCCCAGTGCTGCATCTCCAGCTGCTGCCAGCCCTCTTGCTCCAGTTCTAGCTGCTGCGACTCCAGCTGCTGCCGCCCCTCCTGCTGTCTGCGCCCAGTCTGTGGCCGGGTCTCCTGTCACACCACTTGCTACCGCCCCACCTGTGTCATCTCCACCTGCCCCCGCCCTGTGTGCTGCCCATCCTCTTGCTGCTGA
- the LOC124247655 gene encoding keratin-associated protein 4-7-like isoform X5 — translation MVSSCCGSICSENSCGQGLCQETCCRPSCDVSSCCRPQCCISSCSRPSCSQSVCCQPTCCRPSCSVSSCYRPQCCISSCCRPSCSVSSCCRPQCCISSCCRPGCSVSSCCRPSCDVSSCCRPQCCISSCCRPSCSVSSCCQPQCCISSCCQPSCSSSSCCDSSCCRPSCCLRPVCGRVSCHTTCYRPTCVISTCPRPVCCPSSCC, via the exons ATGGTCAGCTCCTGTTGTGGCTCCATCTGCTCTGAGAACAGCTGTGGCCAAGGCCTCTGCCAGGAGACCTGCTGCCGCCCCAGCTGTGATGTGTCCAGCTGCTGCAGGCCCCAGTGCTGCATCTCCAGCTGCTCTCGCCCCAGCTGCAGCCAATCTGTGTGCTGCCAGCCCACTTGCTGCCGCCCCAGCTGTAGTGTGTCTAGCTGCTACAGGCCCCAGTGCTGCATCTCCAGCTGCTGCCGCCCCAGCTGCAGTGTGTCCAGCTGCTGCAGGCCCCAGTGCTGTATCTCTAGCTGCTGCCGCCCAGGCTGCAGTGTGTCCAGCTGCTGCCGCCCCAGCTGTGATGTGTCCAGCTGCTGCAGGCCCCAGTGCTGCAT CTCCAGCTGCTGCCGCCCCAGCTGCAGCGTGTCCAGCTGCTGCCAGCCCCAGTGCTGCATCTCCAGCTGCTGCCAGCCCTCTTGCTCCAGTTCTAGCTGCTGCGACTCCAGCTGCTGCCGCCCCTCCTGCTGTCTGCGCCCAGTCTGTGGCCGGGTCTCCTGTCACACCACTTGCTACCGCCCCACCTGTGTCATCTCCACCTGCCCCCGCCCTGTGTGCTGCCCATCCTCTTGCTGCTGA
- the LOC124247655 gene encoding keratin-associated protein 4-7-like isoform X3, whose amino-acid sequence MVSSCCGSICSENSCGQGLCQETCCRPSCDVSSCCRPQCCISSCSRPSCSQSVCCQPTCCRPSCSVSSCYRPQCCISSCCRPSCSVSSCCRPQCCISSCCRPGCSVSSCCRPSCDVSSCCRPQCCISSCCRPSCSGSSSCGSTCCRPSCDVSSCCRPQCYISSCCRPSCSVSSCCQPQCCISSCCQPSCSSSSCCDSSCCRPSCCLRPVCGRVSCHTTCYRPTCVISTCPRPVCCPSSCC is encoded by the exons ATGGTCAGCTCCTGTTGTGGCTCCATCTGCTCTGAGAACAGCTGTGGCCAAGGCCTCTGCCAGGAGACCTGCTGCCGCCCCAGCTGTGATGTGTCCAGCTGCTGCAGGCCCCAGTGCTGCATCTCCAGCTGCTCTCGCCCCAGCTGCAGCCAATCTGTGTGCTGCCAGCCCACTTGCTGCCGCCCCAGCTGTAGTGTGTCTAGCTGCTACAGGCCCCAGTGCTGCATCTCCAGCTGCTGCCGCCCCAGCTGCAGTGTGTCCAGCTGCTGCAGGCCCCAGTGCTGTATCTCTAGCTGCTGCCGCCCAGGCTGCAGTGTGTCCAGCTGCTGCCGCCCCAGCTGTGATGTGTCCAGCTGCTGCAGGCCCCAGTGCTGCATCTCCAGCTGCTGCCGCCCTTCTTGCAGTGGATCCAGTAGCTGTGGCTCCAC CTGCTGCCGCCCCAGCTGTGATGTGTCCAGCTGCTGCAGGCCCCAGTGCTACATCTCCAGCTGCTGCCGCCCCAGCTGCAGCGTGTCCAGCTGCTGCCAGCCCCAGTGCTGCATCTCCAGCTGCTGCCAGCCCTCTTGCTCCAGTTCTAGCTGCTGCGACTCCAGCTGCTGCCGCCCCTCCTGCTGTCTGCGCCCAGTCTGTGGCCGGGTCTCCTGTCACACCACTTGCTACCGCCCCACCTGTGTCATCTCCACCTGCCCCCGCCCTGTGTGCTGCCCATCCTCTTGCTGCTGA